The following are encoded together in the Geobacter sulfurreducens PCA genome:
- a CDS encoding chemotaxis protein CheA, whose amino-acid sequence MDAHRQAYREEAYELLAELESSLLELEENPEDLDLIGRVFRAMHTIKGSGAMFGFEDIATFTHEVETVFDKVRNGQMTVTRELVNLTLRARDLIKGMLDASEGGDPVEGREAEEVIAGLRALVPAPEVRDPLPMESVHAPLDTEGKGDAAVTYRIRFIPTPEITVNGTNPLLLLAELRQLGACRVVAQMERVPTLEECNPELCYVYWDVILTSRRGVDAIRDVFIFIEDDCELKIDTIDDGGVLDTDSDYKKLGIILAERGDLTRQDMEAILARQKRFGELLVEQGILQPEKVESALIEQQHVKEVRKERQAQESASSIRVPAEKLDILVNLVGELVTVQARLSQTAAGRDDALLVTIAEEVERLTNELRDTALNIRMLPIGTTFSKFKRLVRDLSVELGKDIELTTTGAETELDKTVIEKLNDPLVHLIRNSIDHGIEMPEAREAAGKPRQGTVHLAAVHSGDSVLITITDDGAGLDKEAIRAKGVERGLITASAELTDKEIYNLIFAPGFSTAKKVTSVSGRGVGMDVVKKAIDALRGTIDIASERGKGSTITIKLPLTLAIIESLLVKIGTDCFVMPLSIVEECIELTREDVANAHGRNLANVRDQIIPYVPLRERFRIQGEPPEIEQIVITSIQGSRIGFVVDDVIGEHQTVIKSLGKMYKDVKGLSGATILGDGSVALILDVPHLVREVEREQVAR is encoded by the coding sequence ATGGACGCCCATCGGCAGGCTTACAGGGAAGAGGCCTACGAGCTGCTCGCCGAACTGGAGAGCTCGCTTCTGGAACTGGAAGAGAACCCGGAGGACTTGGACCTCATCGGCCGCGTGTTTCGCGCCATGCACACCATTAAAGGGTCCGGTGCCATGTTCGGCTTCGAGGACATCGCCACGTTCACCCACGAAGTGGAGACGGTCTTCGACAAGGTCCGCAACGGCCAGATGACGGTGACCCGGGAACTGGTGAACCTGACTCTCAGGGCCCGGGACCTCATCAAGGGAATGCTTGATGCCTCGGAGGGAGGCGACCCCGTGGAGGGGCGCGAGGCAGAAGAGGTGATAGCCGGTCTGCGGGCACTGGTCCCCGCTCCCGAGGTGAGAGATCCCCTGCCCATGGAATCGGTTCACGCCCCGCTCGACACCGAGGGAAAGGGGGATGCGGCGGTGACCTACCGCATCCGGTTCATTCCCACCCCGGAAATAACCGTCAACGGCACCAACCCGCTCCTTCTGCTGGCCGAGCTGCGTCAGCTCGGTGCCTGCCGGGTCGTAGCCCAGATGGAGCGCGTGCCGACACTGGAAGAGTGCAATCCCGAGCTCTGCTACGTGTATTGGGACGTGATTCTGACCAGCAGGCGAGGGGTCGATGCCATCCGCGACGTGTTCATCTTCATCGAGGATGATTGCGAACTGAAGATCGACACCATCGACGACGGGGGCGTCCTCGACACCGATTCCGACTACAAGAAACTCGGCATCATCCTGGCCGAGCGCGGGGACCTGACACGGCAGGACATGGAAGCGATCCTCGCCCGCCAGAAGCGTTTCGGCGAACTGCTGGTGGAGCAGGGCATCCTGCAACCCGAAAAGGTCGAGTCGGCCCTTATCGAGCAGCAGCACGTGAAGGAGGTCCGCAAGGAACGCCAGGCCCAGGAAAGCGCTTCCAGTATCCGGGTGCCGGCCGAGAAGCTCGACATACTCGTAAATCTCGTGGGTGAGCTCGTTACGGTGCAGGCCCGGCTCTCGCAGACCGCCGCCGGCCGCGACGATGCCCTCCTCGTTACCATCGCCGAAGAAGTGGAGCGCCTTACCAACGAACTGCGCGACACAGCCCTCAACATCCGGATGCTCCCAATCGGTACAACCTTCAGCAAGTTCAAGCGGCTGGTCCGCGACCTGTCGGTGGAACTGGGCAAGGATATCGAGCTGACCACCACCGGCGCCGAAACCGAGCTGGACAAGACGGTCATCGAAAAACTGAACGACCCCTTGGTCCACCTGATCCGCAACTCCATCGACCACGGCATTGAGATGCCCGAGGCCCGCGAGGCCGCCGGCAAACCCCGCCAGGGGACCGTGCATCTTGCCGCGGTTCACTCGGGAGACAGCGTGCTCATCACTATCACCGACGATGGAGCCGGCCTCGACAAGGAGGCAATCCGGGCCAAGGGTGTCGAGCGCGGCCTCATTACAGCCAGTGCCGAGCTGACGGACAAGGAGATCTACAACCTGATCTTCGCGCCCGGCTTCTCCACGGCCAAGAAAGTCACCAGCGTTTCGGGGCGCGGCGTCGGCATGGACGTGGTGAAGAAGGCCATCGATGCCCTGCGCGGCACCATCGATATCGCCAGTGAACGGGGGAAGGGGAGCACCATCACCATCAAACTTCCGCTGACCCTGGCGATCATCGAAAGCCTGCTGGTCAAGATCGGTACCGACTGCTTCGTTATGCCGCTGTCCATCGTGGAGGAGTGCATCGAGCTTACCCGCGAGGACGTGGCCAACGCCCATGGCCGCAACCTGGCGAATGTCCGTGACCAGATAATCCCCTATGTCCCCTTGCGCGAACGCTTCCGCATCCAGGGGGAACCTCCGGAAATCGAGCAGATCGTGATCACTTCCATCCAGGGGAGCCGGATCGGCTTCGTTGTCGACGATGTGATCGGCGAACACCAGACCGTCATAAAGTCGCTGGGCAAGATGTACAAGGATGTGAAGGGGCTTTCGGGCGCAACTATCCTCGGTGACGGCTCCGTGGCTCTCATCCTGGATGTCCCCCATCTGGTGCGCGAGGTGGAACGGGAACAGGTCGCCCGGTAG
- a CDS encoding response regulator: protein MKHILVIDDDEQVRTLVGRFISGAGFAVEMADNGVTGLAAMRRAPAAVVITDIIMPEKEGVETIMELRRDFPDAKIIAMSGGSPQMQPDLPLRLARTLGADRILHKPFTRDALLNLVNELISS from the coding sequence ATGAAACATATTCTGGTCATTGATGACGACGAACAAGTTCGAACCCTCGTGGGCAGATTTATTTCCGGAGCAGGTTTCGCCGTGGAAATGGCCGACAACGGCGTAACCGGGCTTGCTGCCATGAGACGGGCACCGGCAGCCGTGGTGATTACCGACATTATCATGCCCGAAAAAGAAGGCGTGGAAACCATCATGGAGTTGCGTCGCGATTTTCCGGACGCGAAAATCATCGCCATGTCGGGCGGTTCTCCCCAGATGCAACCTGATCTACCCCTTAGGCTTGCCAGAACACTCGGCGCCGACCGGATTCTTCACAAGCCCTTCACCCGTGATGCGCTGCTCAATCTGGTGAACGAGCTCATTTCTTCCTGA
- a CDS encoding PAS domain-containing sensor histidine kinase: MIKDVSVFGTTILALAFALLYLRRWQQLKREVARRIEAERLFRETFEHIKLLAIQLDTHGNLVFCNDYFLQLVGWERREVIGVNWFERFVPPDQKTVKRIFYSSLDTGNIPVHVQNDIVTCGGRRLFISWTNTVIRDSSGGIIGTMSIGDDITERTKAENALLSYQEEFRNLAAELSLAEERERRRLSTDLHDLIGQTLAFAKIRAHSLREHVAEDGLTQWGELTGLLDQSIQEVRSLIFQISPPILYEVGLEAALEWLGENFQDNHRFRVNFSDDGTLKPLREEIKVTLFQVVREVLINAAKHASPDTVQIDIRGLGESVRITVRDDGRGFDVAKAAHKSRDKAGGGFGLFNIRQRIERLGGSLAIESSPGAGTMVTVVAPLDLARDTH, from the coding sequence ATGATCAAGGACGTTTCAGTGTTCGGCACAACTATCCTTGCCCTGGCCTTTGCTCTTCTCTACCTGCGCCGCTGGCAACAGCTCAAGCGTGAGGTTGCCCGGCGCATCGAGGCGGAGCGACTGTTCCGGGAAACGTTCGAACATATCAAACTCCTGGCAATTCAGTTGGATACGCACGGTAACCTGGTCTTCTGCAACGACTATTTTCTCCAGCTTGTGGGGTGGGAGCGCCGGGAAGTGATCGGGGTCAACTGGTTCGAGCGCTTCGTTCCTCCCGACCAGAAGACAGTCAAGCGGATATTCTACTCGTCTCTCGATACGGGAAACATCCCGGTCCACGTCCAGAATGACATCGTCACCTGCGGCGGCAGGCGGCTATTCATCTCATGGACCAATACGGTAATCCGCGACAGCTCGGGGGGCATCATCGGCACCATGAGCATCGGCGACGATATCACCGAGCGCACCAAGGCTGAAAATGCACTGCTCAGCTACCAGGAAGAATTCAGAAACTTGGCCGCGGAGCTGTCGTTGGCCGAGGAGCGCGAGCGTCGCCGGCTTTCCACCGACCTGCACGATCTCATCGGCCAGACCCTGGCCTTTGCCAAGATTCGAGCCCATTCGCTCAGGGAGCATGTGGCGGAGGATGGTCTGACCCAATGGGGAGAACTCACCGGGCTCCTGGACCAGTCGATCCAGGAGGTCCGCTCCCTCATATTTCAGATCAGCCCGCCGATTCTCTATGAGGTGGGGCTTGAAGCCGCCCTTGAATGGCTGGGGGAAAATTTTCAGGATAACCACCGGTTTCGCGTCAATTTCAGTGACGATGGCACACTCAAACCCCTGAGGGAGGAGATCAAGGTTACTCTCTTCCAGGTGGTGCGTGAGGTGCTCATTAATGCGGCGAAGCATGCATCCCCCGACACGGTGCAGATAGACATCCGCGGCCTGGGGGAGTCCGTCCGCATAACGGTCAGGGATGACGGCCGTGGATTCGACGTGGCAAAGGCAGCCCACAAGTCCAGGGATAAGGCGGGCGGAGGGTTCGGTCTTTTCAATATCCGCCAACGGATCGAACGCCTGGGCGGCTCACTGGCGATAGAGTCGTCCCCCGGGGCCGGGACTATGGTCACCGTCGTCGCACCTCTTGACCTTGCACGTGACACCCATTGA
- a CDS encoding response regulator: MGIRVVIVDDHKIMREGLKSLLSMEKDIQVVGEADNGRAATQCVKDLDPDIVLMDLTMPEMNGIDATRRIAADYPSVRVLALSMHSDRRFIEEALSAGAQGFLLKDCAFDELVNAIHEVVADRFYLSPRITGVVIKDYLGRRGRPESASSIRLTPREREVLQLIAEGKNTKEVAFALDVSVKTVESQRMQIMRKLKTNSIADLTKFAIREGLTTLD, from the coding sequence GTGGGGATACGGGTTGTAATTGTTGACGACCATAAGATCATGCGCGAGGGGCTCAAGTCGCTTCTTTCGATGGAAAAGGATATCCAGGTGGTCGGTGAGGCCGATAACGGCCGGGCCGCCACCCAGTGCGTGAAGGATCTCGACCCGGACATAGTCCTCATGGATCTCACCATGCCGGAGATGAACGGCATTGATGCGACAAGGCGCATAGCCGCAGATTATCCCTCGGTCAGGGTTCTCGCCCTTTCCATGCATTCGGATCGTCGCTTCATCGAAGAGGCGCTTTCTGCGGGCGCCCAAGGGTTTCTCCTCAAAGACTGCGCTTTTGACGAACTGGTCAATGCCATCCACGAAGTGGTTGCCGACCGGTTTTACCTCAGTCCCCGCATTACCGGCGTCGTGATCAAGGACTATCTCGGTCGACGGGGCCGGCCCGAGTCCGCTTCCTCGATTCGCCTCACCCCCCGCGAACGGGAAGTGCTTCAGCTCATTGCCGAGGGCAAGAATACCAAGGAAGTGGCCTTTGCCCTCGATGTCAGCGTCAAGACCGTGGAGTCCCAGCGTATGCAGATCATGCGCAAGCTCAAGACCAACAGTATCGCCGACCTGACCAAGTTCGCCATCCGCGAGGGACTCACCACCCTCGACTGA
- a CDS encoding methyl-accepting chemotaxis protein, with protein sequence MLQNMRIGLRLGLGFGLVVVLMVILGGISINRMATLNTDLDMVVKDRWPKAETTFGISSQINVVARALRNAILLDDPAEVQKEIARINEASVSVSKSMDELSKSITSEEGKAKLKAVEASRAAYREDLLKLVEYIRAGNKSAAQKMLFGSYRERQRSYFDAVDGLTQYQAKLLAVSGKEAEQTFVSSRNIIVALLVLSALLACACAWLVTRSITRPIGACMAAAGRIASGDTDVTLDVTARDETGLLQVEMQKMVEAIRALIADADMLSRAAVEGRLATRADAAKHQGDFRKIVSGVNDTLDAVITPLNVAADYVDRISRGDIPPRITDTYNGDFNEVKNNLNRCIDALNGLLSDMNEMSKMHDLGDIDVVMPADNYQGAYRIMAKGVNDMVNGHISVKKKAMACVAEFGKGNFDAELEKFPGKKAFINDTIEAVRSNIKNFIADMGHMSQQHDLGDIDVKMPEDQYQGAFQVMAKGVNNMVGGHISVKKKAMACVAEFGKGNFNADLEKFPGKKAFINETIEGVRTNLKSFEEQLGILITAAADGQLDKRANADLFVGGWNQLARGVNDTITNIVEPLMVTADYVDRISKGDMPPLITKEYRGQYNIIKQNLNTLIDATNGIVAAAKEVAGGNLMVELRERSAKDELMQALSAMVKKLSEVVAEVKSAANNVAAGSREMSSGSEQMSQGATEQAAAAEEASSSMEEMSSNIRQNADNASQTERIAIKSAQDARDGGKAVAETVTAMKDIASKISIIEEIARQTNLLALNAAIEAARAGEHGKGFAVVAAEVRKLAERSQKAAGEISDLSASSVEVAEKAGEMLGRIVPDIQKTAELVQEISAASKEQDTGAEQINRAIQQLDQVIQQNASAAEEMASTAEELSAQSEQLQSIISFFRVDSSAQSSSAIAAAKPAAKKPALAHAPANGYHKANQAPAKKVAHAGLNLNLEGGDHLDSEFETF encoded by the coding sequence ATGCTACAGAACATGCGGATCGGTTTGCGGTTGGGGCTCGGGTTCGGATTAGTGGTTGTGTTGATGGTGATCCTCGGCGGCATCTCCATCAATAGAATGGCTACCCTGAACACAGACCTTGACATGGTTGTCAAGGATCGCTGGCCCAAAGCGGAGACAACCTTCGGAATCAGTAGCCAGATCAACGTGGTGGCGCGGGCATTGCGCAACGCAATCCTTCTGGATGATCCAGCAGAGGTTCAGAAGGAGATTGCGCGAATCAACGAAGCTTCGGTGAGCGTCAGCAAGTCGATGGATGAACTGTCCAAGAGCATCACCAGCGAGGAGGGGAAGGCCAAACTGAAGGCGGTGGAGGCCTCCCGCGCCGCATACCGGGAGGATCTGCTGAAGCTGGTTGAGTATATCAGGGCCGGCAACAAGTCTGCTGCCCAGAAGATGCTCTTCGGCAGCTACCGCGAAAGGCAGCGAAGCTACTTCGATGCCGTTGACGGGTTGACACAGTATCAGGCCAAGCTCCTGGCGGTATCCGGCAAGGAGGCTGAGCAGACCTTCGTTTCCTCCAGAAACATCATCGTAGCGCTTCTCGTGCTGTCGGCCCTTCTCGCATGTGCCTGCGCCTGGCTCGTGACCCGCTCCATCACCAGACCCATCGGCGCCTGCATGGCCGCTGCGGGCAGGATCGCCTCCGGCGACACCGACGTGACCCTGGACGTGACGGCGCGTGACGAAACCGGCCTGCTGCAGGTTGAGATGCAGAAGATGGTGGAAGCAATCAGGGCGCTGATTGCGGACGCCGACATGCTCTCGCGGGCCGCGGTCGAGGGGCGTCTCGCGACCCGGGCCGATGCGGCTAAGCACCAGGGCGATTTCCGCAAGATCGTCTCCGGCGTCAACGATACCCTTGATGCGGTCATCACCCCACTCAATGTGGCCGCCGACTACGTGGATCGCATCTCCAGGGGCGACATTCCGCCCCGGATTACCGATACCTACAACGGAGATTTCAATGAGGTGAAAAACAACCTCAACCGGTGTATCGACGCGCTCAACGGCCTGCTGAGCGACATGAACGAGATGTCGAAAATGCACGATCTGGGCGACATCGACGTGGTTATGCCCGCTGACAATTACCAGGGCGCTTACCGGATCATGGCCAAGGGCGTGAACGACATGGTGAACGGTCACATCAGCGTCAAGAAAAAAGCGATGGCCTGCGTGGCCGAGTTCGGCAAAGGGAATTTCGACGCCGAACTGGAAAAGTTTCCCGGCAAAAAGGCTTTTATCAACGACACGATCGAGGCAGTACGGAGCAATATCAAGAACTTCATCGCCGACATGGGACACATGTCCCAACAGCACGACCTGGGTGACATCGACGTTAAAATGCCGGAAGACCAGTACCAGGGGGCCTTCCAGGTCATGGCCAAGGGTGTGAACAACATGGTGGGCGGTCACATCAGCGTCAAGAAGAAGGCGATGGCCTGCGTGGCCGAGTTCGGCAAAGGGAACTTCAATGCCGACCTCGAAAAGTTCCCCGGCAAAAAGGCATTTATCAACGAGACGATCGAGGGCGTACGGACCAATCTCAAGTCCTTCGAAGAGCAACTGGGAATCCTGATCACGGCCGCTGCCGACGGCCAACTGGACAAGCGAGCCAACGCGGACCTCTTCGTGGGAGGCTGGAACCAGCTTGCCCGGGGTGTCAACGATACCATCACCAATATCGTCGAACCGCTGATGGTTACCGCCGATTACGTGGACCGGATCAGCAAGGGCGATATGCCGCCCCTTATCACCAAGGAATACCGGGGCCAGTACAACATCATCAAACAGAACCTGAATACGCTCATCGATGCCACCAACGGCATCGTTGCGGCCGCGAAAGAGGTTGCCGGCGGCAACCTGATGGTGGAGCTCAGGGAGCGCTCGGCCAAGGATGAGTTGATGCAGGCCCTTTCCGCAATGGTAAAGAAGCTCTCCGAGGTCGTGGCCGAGGTGAAGAGCGCCGCCAACAACGTGGCCGCGGGAAGTCGCGAAATGAGTTCCGGCTCCGAGCAGATGAGCCAGGGGGCCACCGAGCAGGCGGCTGCCGCGGAAGAGGCGTCGTCAAGCATGGAGGAAATGTCTTCCAATATCAGGCAGAATGCCGATAACGCCTCCCAGACGGAGCGGATCGCCATCAAGAGCGCCCAGGACGCCCGCGACGGCGGCAAGGCGGTGGCCGAAACCGTCACCGCCATGAAGGATATCGCCTCGAAGATATCGATCATCGAGGAGATTGCTCGCCAGACGAATCTCCTGGCACTGAACGCGGCCATCGAGGCGGCCCGCGCCGGCGAGCACGGCAAGGGATTCGCGGTGGTGGCGGCCGAGGTCAGAAAGCTTGCCGAGCGGAGCCAGAAGGCTGCCGGCGAGATCAGTGACCTGTCGGCCTCCAGCGTGGAGGTGGCGGAGAAGGCCGGCGAGATGCTGGGTCGAATCGTGCCCGACATTCAGAAAACCGCGGAACTGGTCCAGGAGATCAGTGCAGCCAGCAAGGAACAGGACACAGGCGCCGAGCAGATCAACCGGGCCATCCAGCAACTGGACCAGGTGATCCAGCAGAATGCCAGCGCAGCCGAAGAAATGGCATCCACGGCAGAAGAACTGTCTGCCCAATCGGAACAGCTCCAGTCGATCATTTCCTTCTTCCGGGTCGATAGCTCGGCGCAGTCCTCCAGTGCGATTGCGGCTGCAAAGCCTGCGGCGAAAAAGCCGGCCCTTGCCCACGCGCCGGCCAACGGGTACCACAAGGCAAATCAGGCTCCGGCCAAGAAGGTGGCACATGCAGGACTCAACCTCAATCTTGAAGGGGGAGATCACCTGGATTCCGAGTTCGAAACGTTCTAG
- a CDS encoding substrate-binding periplasmic protein gives MYRRILALLMVLAAFIGNVHGATLELSTSDAPPYSTPDGSGLADRIVLEAFRRTGVTVKIVAAPSERSLVNANLGIVDGEYLRISGIEKMYPNLVMVPESICENEFTAFARDPAIKLKGWESLGPYSVGFITGWKLLEENVAKVKSLTKVKDDEALFDLLANGRIDIAIFDRRRGEAYLKHSRERGVRPLTPPLARRTMYLYLNRKHAALVPILAGALSQMKRDGSIRRIMISALGTAD, from the coding sequence ATGTATCGTCGTATCCTTGCCTTGCTGATGGTCCTGGCGGCATTCATCGGGAACGTCCACGGCGCAACGCTTGAACTGAGCACGTCCGATGCTCCCCCCTACTCGACCCCGGACGGCAGCGGGCTCGCCGACCGGATTGTCCTGGAGGCATTCCGGCGGACCGGGGTGACGGTTAAAATTGTGGCAGCTCCCTCGGAGCGCTCACTGGTCAATGCGAATCTGGGGATCGTGGACGGCGAATATCTCCGCATTTCCGGGATCGAGAAAATGTATCCCAATCTGGTTATGGTTCCGGAATCCATCTGTGAGAATGAGTTCACAGCCTTTGCCAGAGACCCGGCTATCAAGCTCAAGGGGTGGGAGAGCCTTGGCCCCTATTCGGTGGGTTTCATTACCGGTTGGAAGCTTCTTGAGGAAAACGTCGCAAAGGTCAAGTCTCTGACCAAGGTGAAGGATGACGAGGCGTTGTTCGACCTGCTCGCCAATGGCAGGATTGACATCGCCATCTTCGACCGGCGCAGGGGAGAGGCGTACCTCAAACATAGCCGGGAACGGGGAGTGCGTCCGCTTACTCCACCCCTTGCCCGGCGCACCATGTATCTCTATCTCAACAGAAAGCACGCGGCACTCGTCCCGATCCTGGCCGGCGCTCTCAGCCAGATGAAGCGGGACGGGTCGATCAGGCGGATCATGATTTCGGCCCTCGGAACCGCAGACTGA